A region of the Cucurbita pepo subsp. pepo cultivar mu-cu-16 unplaced genomic scaffold, ASM280686v2 Cp4.1_scaffold000623, whole genome shotgun sequence genome:
AACATTGCATCTGCCTAGTGCAACTTCAGCCAACATTGTCACAGATTTCATGGGAACATGTTTCCTCCTTTGCTTGCTTGGAGGTTTTCTAGCAGATTCGTTCCTTGGAAGATACAAGACAATAGCAATCTTTGCCTCAATACAGACACTGGTAATTATAGATTTTCTCCAGTCAATTTGACATTTGACAATcttattttgtcttttcttaTCTCAACCATATTTGCTAAAATGAATTAGGGAACTGGAACTCTAGCAGTAATAACAAAGCTACCACAATTACATCCACCTCCTTGTGATCCTAGTGCCAGCCACAACTGCAAGCAAGCTAATGGATTTCAAATGGGAATGATTTATTTGCCTCTGTACATAATAGCTCTGGGAACTGGAGGTCTCAAATCCAGTGTTTCAGGATTTGGGACCGATCAATTTGACGAGAAAAATGACAAAGAGAAGGCTCAAATGGCATATTTCTTCAACagatttttcttgtttgtcaGCAGTGGGACTTTGCTAGCAGTGACAGTGCTTGTTTACTTGCAAGATGAAGTGGGACGCAGTTGGGCTTATGGAATTTGTTCTGTTTCAATGTTCACAGCAGTTTTGATATTCCTGTGTGGTACTAAGAGGTATAGATACAAGAAAAGCATGGGAAGTCCAATAGTTCATATCTTCCAGGTCATTGTTGCAGCAATAAACAAGAGGAAGATGGAACTTCCACACAATGATGCTATGCTATATGAGGATCCTGCTGCAACATCAACTGTTGATCACACAAATCAATTCCAGTAAGTGATTTTTTGGCCTACCTAATAATACTTGAAGATTAGACCGTTTCTGTGTGTATGTGTTTTGTTGGCTTAACCTTTACAAGTTGATTTGAAAAGGAACATCCTGTAAATAAAGATGTGGACAAGGGTAAGTTTTTGAAGGctattaatgtattttttttctttctagacTTCTGGACAAGGCTGCAATTGTGGCAGAGGGAGATTTTGAGAAATCTGTAAGCTCAGCTCACAATCCATGGAAGCTCTGCTCCGTAACAAGGGTAGAGGAGGTGAAGATGATGACGAGGCTCCTACCAATATGGGCCACAACCATAATCTTCTGGACTACATATGCCCAGATGATCACTTTCTCAGTGGTGCAGGCATCGACCATGGAAAGATCTTTAGGGGCTTTCCAAATCCCTGCCGGTTCTCTAACTGTTTTCTTTGTGGCAGCCATATTGATCACGCTGACCTTT
Encoded here:
- the LOC111785655 gene encoding protein NRT1/ PTR FAMILY 6.2-like; translation: MDEKQSLTVSDAVDYKGFPANRSKTGGWVPAALIVGIELCERLSTMGIAVNLVTYLVGTLHLPSATSANIVTDFMGTCFLLCLLGGFLADSFLGRYKTIAIFASIQTLGTGTLAVITKLPQLHPPPCDPSASHNCKQANGFQMGMIYLPLYIIALGTGGLKSSVSGFGTDQFDEKNDKEKAQMAYFFNRFFLFVSSGTLLAVTVLVYLQDEVGRSWAYGICSVSMFTAVLIFLCGTKRYRYKKSMGSPIVHIFQVIVAAINKRKMELPHNDAMLYEDPAATSTVDHTNQFQLLDKAAIVAEGDFEKSVSSAHNPWKLCSVTRVEEVKMMTRLLPIWATTIIFWTTYAQMITFSVVQASTMERSLGAFQIPAGSLTVFFVAAILITLTFYDRLVMPLWKKWKGQPGFTNLQKIAIGLILSTLGMAAAALVEMKRLSVAKAVGRSTGTLPLSVFLLIPQFFLVGSAEAFIYTGQLDFFITQSPKGMKSLSTGLFLTTLSLGFFLSSFLVAVVKRVTGSKDGQGWLADNINYARLDCFYGLLATLSAINFVAFLVCAIWYKPQKPKQVLAMETTTNEGSAAEKC